From a single Solanum dulcamara chromosome 4, daSolDulc1.2, whole genome shotgun sequence genomic region:
- the LOC129884978 gene encoding FCS-Like Zinc finger 15, which produces MVGLSVVLEGYNDKDNINTITPGVSNSTWHILNKASMVLMKPPSPPSIPSSPFSRRKSPATSGFLDSCFLCKQKLLPGKDIYMYKGEWAFCSVECRCKQIFMDEEESIKTKKNRKSQASTSSSSNNNNNKSCTTTSSSSSSSSSSSRCMKTAARNRPNGFAY; this is translated from the exons ATGGTGGGACTCAGTGTAGTACTCGAAGGTTATAATGATAAAGATAATATTAATACGATAACTCCCGGGGTTTCTAATTCCACTTGGCACATTCTTAACAAAGCTAGTATGGTATTGATGAAACCACCTTCTCCTCCGTCGATcccttcttctcctttttcccGGAGAAAATCTCCGGCCACTTCTGGGTTTCTCGATTCATGTTTCCTTTGTAAGCAAAAACTCTTACCTGGAAAAGACATCTACATGTACAA GGGAGAATGGGCATTTTGTAGCGTGGAGTGCAGATGCAAGCAGATTTTTATGGATGAAGAAGAGAGTATAAAGACGAAAAAAAATAGGAAATCTCAAGCTtccacttcttcttcttctaataataataataataaatcttgtaCTACtacttcttcatcatcttcatcgtCGTCTTCCTCTTCACGGTGCATGAAAACGGCGGCGAGAAATCGACCCAATGGATTTGCATACTGA